From Plasmodium brasilianum strain Bolivian I chromosome 5, whole genome shotgun sequence, the proteins below share one genomic window:
- a CDS encoding Fe-S cluster assembly protein DRE2, translated as MMNFEETLIILNDDGPCELLRKKYYEMLVPTISVFNFKKKKIYKKYNNILLYTYKDYSFLWELEDSILLKVQKCLNKNGILKLIIYINNNSDTHDESAEHESPEKRNRNRSNNSNSKSGNKDNIEILKKLKKECLYNGFVNISNETTFAEKGVIINVTAEKPDFLSNKDENDLSSGEGEAYEDEDDKKKVVNRVCDNCTCGKKKNAINQEKIIIGENVEYITENVVSSCGNCYLGDAFRCASCPYKGLPAFQPGENVKLNLNNESN; from the exons atgatgaATTTTGAAGAAaccttaataattttaaatgacGATGGGCCTTGTGAGTTGCTCAGGAAAAAGTACTACGAAATGCTTGTACCAACAATTAGTGTgttcaattttaaaaaaaaaaaaatatataagaaatataacaatatattacTGTATACTTATAAGGACTACTCTTTTTTGTGGGAATTGGAAGACAGTATTTTACTTAAAGTgcaaaaatgtttaaataaaaatgggaTATTGAAGCtgatcatatatataaataacaacaGTGATACGCATGATGAGAGTGCTGAGCACGAATCGCCAGAGAAGCGTAACAGGAACAGAAGTAATAACAGCAACAGTAAGAGCGGTAATAAAGACAatatagaaattttaaaaaaattgaagaaagAGTGCTTATATAATGGCTTCGTCAATATTTCAAACGAAACTACTTTTGCTGAGAAGGGGGTCATTATAAAT gTAACGGCTGAGAAACCGGACTTTTTATCGAATAAAGACGAAAATGATTTAAGTTCAGGAGAAGGGGAAGCATATGAAGATGAGGATGACAAAAAGAAAGTTGTAAATCGAGTTTGTGATAATTGTACTTGtgggaaaaagaaaaatgcaataaatcaggagaaaattattattggtGAAAATGTCGAATATATCACTGAAAATGTAGTTTCTTCTTGCGGAAAT TGCTATCTGGGAGATGCCTTCAGATGTGCATCCTGCCCTTACAAAG GTTTACCAGCATTTCAACCGGGCGAAAATGTAAAGCTTAATTTGAAT AATGAATCTAACTGA
- a CDS encoding hypothetical protein (conserved Plasmodium protein): protein MNKFSNPVKNNMSLKNDINDMRKNKKETFFKDDSINDELIGIANMIEDEDDEEDEVFFGLSNGVNANSTRRKYSMSRDERCYNNEKDEVRERKQMEDDDNIMNATNMTDKNVKEVVEAAVEADVEAVAGGEKEEEESRGNKKCDKSSLRRDDDSGTFISKEFIKNVGICYNIINDKIIFENEKSFVQISSIIELRVKQIIEEASKFFEKRKKFCINKYLNIDDFTNSCHYLNVTIPYKYKNNFHYNFIALNNEKYKNNKIIYRVISKRDFKNTKLKNKKKSHLFVLKSNKKKKKKKKFRISATTLFNDCLNREHNNNRSSGSNSGNSGNCGKNYIGSSNPNYNSSKYNNSHNNSHNNSHNNNHNNSYNNNSTNYYNEMGDYRQKKKKKKKKKKKKIVQKDQINKEKKTKKAKKNKNKKDKIKDKIIKKKVISNDDFYDKDCMVGDQHDILHEDVLMDDMVHEESVGDLKNVDPCVMKDIAGSSVNSNGDDNGIDNDYSNNNRNADGSDNPFPTTEAKKEAGAEVEEAKMLENKQQGKQNRSRNIGSVNNSNVNGQLMSTKSGKNDGVNDICGKYQTSEETSKDIAVEVKRKENMYIEVNGINQRKDQMIKGADINVTEANLTVFWLFIQNRVKRGKKKKYINNGYSNGNNNDNNDGNNDGNNDGNNDGNNDGNNDGNNDGNNDSNNFVKKERAAVQFDYQCYEILYTIENEKTRKKKKEYENYSNLKRGKGICFTCNNNDEYSDNYNDEYNDNYNDEYNDNYNNDRNKDYNKDYNKNNNNNDSNVQYSNIFLLPKFNPINKEYIILSKYILEIIKDIINYRINFFDYNNILHIFSTCKEINKILPNIFFFLFNELDHNLRFNNMYASLMLLILLNGIIKNRNIDIDFYCLQILKMLIHVIIYEHDLKLKNIYLILLVKRKACNIIVDFCALLRKKNNNEIINIDYYLIYILNIFFRKYLYYQNVYNSFISYEQKEMNELFNFFFFHIYTLIQGSLYRIFKNMNLLIINLSSSNYLNYLMDFIIQYADFHLSLILSIISVLGRGNYALPQCLSYHLSKARKTGKMSNVSKRKTKQNVSSNRDGNTSRERSKPKSVVDIGTVRCYKNEQNADYLAKNINYLKNVKILHNFYEKGLKCESHEEGDEDDGDNSIDDYMNEEDLTIHAKSNTICEKKEYLTTYVNKRISLNKTLLEKKFEQNELYTNIAVNNMLNNILNKFKNSAHKKNEMNNYNYDVFLYDSCYYFLYTL from the exons atgaATAAGTTTTCTAACCCGGTTAAGAATAATATGTCAttgaaaaatgatataaatgatatgagaaaaaataaaaaggaaacatTTTTCAAAGATGATAGTATTAATGATGAGTTAATAGGAATTGCCAATATGATCGAGGACGAGGATGATGAAGAGGATGAAGTGTTTTTTGGCTTGTCGAATGGGGTGAATGCAAACAGTacaagaagaaaatatagtATGAGTAGAGATGAACGTTGTTATAACAATGAAAAGGATGAAGTGAGAGAAAGAAAACAAATGGAAGATGATGATAACATAATGAATGCAACCAATATGACAGATAAAAACGTAAAAGAAGTAGTAGAAGCAGCAGTAGAAGCAGATGTAGAAGCAGTAGCAGGGGGGGAAAAAGAGGAAGAGGAGAGTaggggaaataaaaaatgcgATAAGAGTAGCTTAAGAAGGGATGATGACAGTGGTACCTTTATAAGTAAGgagttcataaaaaatgtagGTATATGTTATAACATAATTAAcgataaaattatatttgaaaatgaaaagagcTTTGTACAAATTTCTAGTATCATTGAATTACGTGTTAAACAAATAATTGAAGAAGCAAGTAAATTTTtcgaaaaaagaaagaaattttgtattaataaatatttaaacataGATGATTTTACGAACTCCtgtcattatttaaatgtaactatcccatataaatataaaaataattttcattacaATTTCATTGCTTTAAATAatgagaaatataaaaataataaaattatttatagagTAATATCTAAGAgagattttaaaaatacaaagctaaaaaataaaaaaaaaagccacTTGTTCGTATTGAAAAGTAacaagaagaagaaaaaaaaaaaaaaattccgtATCAGTGCTACCACCCTGTTTAATGATTGCCTAAATCGGGAGCATAACAACAACAGGAGCAGCGGTAGCAATAGCGGGAATAGCGGGAACTGTGGAAAGAACTATATTGGTAGTAGTAACCCTAACTATAACAGTAGCAAGTACAATAACAGCCACAATAACAGCCACAATAATAGCCACAATAATAACCACAATAATAgctacaataataatagtacgAACTACTACAACGAGATGGGTGATTATaggcagaaaaaaaaaaaaaaaaaaaaaaaaaaaaaaaaaaaaattgttcaaaaggatcaaataaacaaagaaaagaaaacaaagaaagcaaagaaaaataaaaataaaaaggataaaataaaagataaaattataaagaaaaaagtaatttcAAATGACGATTTTTACGATAAGGATTGTATGGTGGGGGATCAACATGATATCCTGCATGAGGATGTACTAATGGATGATATGGTGCATGAGGAAAGTGTGGGCGATCTGAAAAATGTAGACCCATGTGTTATGAAAGATATAGCAGGAAGCAGTGTCAACAGTAATGGTGATGACAATGGCATTGATAATGACtacagtaataacaatagaaATGCCGATGGTAGTGATAATCCTTTCCCTACTACTGAAGCGAAAAAGGAAGCAGGAGCGGAGGTAGAAGAAGCCAAGATGCTTGAAAATAAGCAGCAGGGCAAACAAAACAGAAGTCGGAATATTGGTAGTGTTAATAACAGTAATGTGAATGGTCAGCTGATGAGTACAAAAAGTGGGAAGAATGATGGAGTGAACGATATATGTGGAAAGTACCAGACAAGTGAAGAAACCAGTAAAGATATAGCAGTTGAagtaaaaaggaaagaaaatatgtacattgAGGTTAATGGGATCAATCAGAGAAAGGATCAGATGATAAAGGGCGCGGATATAAACGTAA CGGAAGCAAATTTAACAGTCTTTTGgctttttatacaaaatagagttaagaggggaaaaaaaaaaaaatatataaataatggctatagtaatggtaataataatgacaatAATGATGGAAATAATGATGGAAATAATGATGGCAATAACGATGGAAATAATGATGGCAATAACGATGGCAATAATGATGGCAATAATGATAGTaacaattttgtaaaaaaggaGCGTGCAGCTGTACAATTTGACTACCAGTGTTACGAAATATTGTATACAATTGAGAAcgaaaaaacaagaaaaaaaaaaaaggaatatgagaattatagtaatttaaaaagaggCAAAGGAATATGTTTTACATGTAATAACAATGATGAGTACAGTGATAATTACAATGATGAGTACAATGATAATTACAATGATGAGTAcaatgataattataataatgaccGTAATAAGGACTATAATAAGGACTATAATaagaacaataataataatgacagTAATGTGCAGTACAGtaacatatttcttttaccCAAGTTCAACCctataaataaagaatatattattttgtcaAAGTATATactagaaataataaaagatataattaACTATAGAATAAACTTTTTTgattacaataatatattacatatatttagcACTTGTAAagaaattaacaaaattttgccgaatatattttttttcctttttaatgaATTGGATCACAACCTAAGGTTTAATAACATGTACGCATCATTGATGTTGTTAATTCTTTTGAAtggaataattaaaaatagaaacatAGACATAGATTTTTATTGTCTACAAATATTGAAGATGCTAATacatgtaattatatatgaacatgatctaaagttaaaaaacatttaccTTATTTTGttagtaaaaagaaaagcttGTAATATTATAGTTGATTTTTGTgctttattaagaaaaaagaataataatgaaataataaatatagattactatttaatttatatattaa atatattttttagaaaatatttatattatcaaaatgtatataattcttttatatcaTATGAACAGAAAGAAATGAATGAATTGTTtaatttcttcttctttcatatatatacacttatacAAGGATCcttatatagaatatttaaaaatatgaacttgttaataataaatttgtcCTCTTCAAACTATTTGAACTATTTAATGGATTTTATTATTCAGTACGCAGATTTTCATCTTTCCTTAATCTTGTCCATTATTAGCGTTCTGGGGAGGGGAAACTATGCGTTACCTCAATGCTTGAGCTATCATTTGAGCAAGGCGCGCAAAACGGGCAAAATGAGCAATGTGAGcaaaaggaaaacaaaacaaaatgtaaGTAGTAATAGAGATGGGAATACGAGCAGGGAAAGGAGTAAACCCAAAAGTGTGGTTGACATTGGTACTGTTAGGTGCTATAAGAATGAACAGAATGCAGATTATttagcaaaaaatataaattatttgaagaacgttaaaatattacataatttttatgaaaaggGGCTGAAGTGTGAAAGTCATGAGGAAGGGGATGAAGATGATGGTGATAATAGTATTGATGATTACATGAATGAGGAAGATTTAACCATACATGCGAAAAGTAATACTATatgtgaaaaaaaggaataccTTACTacatatgttaataaaagGATATCACTAAACAAAACACtgttagaaaaaaaatttgagcaaaatgaattatacaCAAACATTGCTGTTAACAATATGTTAAacaatattttgaataaatttaaaaacagtgcacataagaaaaatgaaatgaacaATTACAACTATGATGTCTTTTTGTATGATTCATGTTATTACTTTTTGTACACACTGTGA
- a CDS encoding nucleoside transporter 2, with protein MGTSKNEATPTGESERHKEGGISVEIVDNKGTNEKLAKINECSSTSCSSSSSSIIIFANITICLMGMSSVLLYNCVLNTTPHIHALLNKDIIVSSTFFLYFSVLVFVSLISSLFIDVKTRTYDICFVLSFILQLAYPFVVKFYYDKTLFFYILIGFIGATCSMMKTMIFSIASIVLNSSKVICLSYGLTGIYSLLITSTFFYFIFKINKDINKLMFSIFVTCIINCIFILISFICYTIMKQTHYFKKKFKIYEDEREEKRRTSGSFYNERVSENKTTNVEEEQMVDASYSLNIGNNMQEEGQAGGNTIVPSSLGERSGKIGKMGKNGKLDGSENVEVDRRKDLLEDSPYSNNNCIDRGSSKVKEEQFTLHQQGKFKDAAIKSMEKEKEKGKMISPFEVACTQKNYFLCKFFPFNMSRENIMKQARIKAFLYKKSLIFLFCTFYNIFLKIAVFPVVCPEMWTKNVDERYILIGMVQIADCVSRIFPTFSETIPIFKFTLLPQKKVLLYSLLRTILSILCLIIPIANIALLQNFVFKCLLIFSNIYLNGWFVTLSFINISDVLKPYNSMSNVAIVSSFGSTLLRVGLLTGYATSTIYKYVVTRL; from the coding sequence ATGGGCACGTCAAAAAACGAGGCAACTCCTACTGGGGAAAGTGAAAGACACAAAGAGGGAGGGATATCAGTTGAGATTGTAGATAACAAAGGAACAAATGAAAAGCTTGCTAAGATAAATGAATGTAGTAGTACTAGTtgcagtagtagcagtagcagtataatcatttttgcaaatataacaatatgcTTGATGGGAATGTCTTCtgttcttttatataattgtgtGCTAAATACAACTccacatatacatgcattaTTAAATAAGGATATAATTGTTTCTTCAACTTTTTTTCTATACTTTAGCGTATTAGTATTTGTATCGTTAATTAGTTCCTTGTTTATAGATGTAAAAACAAGAACTTATGATATATGCTTTGTTTTGTCGTTTATTCTACAGCTTGCTTATCCCTTTGtggtaaaattttattatgacaaaactttatttttttacattcttATTGGTTTCATTGGAGCTACTTGTTCTATGATGAAAACTATGATTTTCTCAATTGCTTCTATAGTTCTAAATAGTTCAAAAGTTATATGTTTATCATATGGATTAACTGGTATATACTCACTTCTAATTACATcaacctttttttattttatttttaaaattaataaggaTATAAATAAGCTGATGTTTTCTATATTTGTTACCTGTATAATTAATTGCATCTTCATACTAATCTCCTTCATATGCTACACAATAATGAAACAGACAcactattttaaaaaaaaattcaaaatatacgAAGACGAAAGAGAAGAGAAAAGAAGAACAAGTGGCtctttttataatgaaaGGGTATCAGAAAACAAAACCACAAATGTTGAAGAAGAACAAATGGTAGATGCATCctattctttaaatattgGAAATAACATGCAAGAAGAAGGTCAAGCGGGGGGTAACACAATCGTTCCTAGCTCCTTAGGGGAAAGAAGCggaaaaataggaaaaatggGGAAAAATGGCAAACTGGACGGAAGTGAAAATGTAGAGGTAGACCGAAGGAAGGACCTATTGGAAGATTCGCCTTACAGCAATAACAATTGCATCGATCGTGGATCCTCCAAAGTGAAGGAGGAACAGTTCACATTACACCAACAGGGAAAATTCAAAGATGCAGCGATAAAAAGTATGGAGAAGGAGAAGGAGAAGGGTAAAATGATATCACCGTTCGAAGTAGCGTGCACACAgaaaaactattttttatgtaaattttttccatttaacATGAGTCGAGAAAACATTATGAAGCAAGCAAGAATTAaagcatttttatataaaaaatccttaatttttttattctgcactttctataatatatttttaaaaattgcaGTTTTTCCAGTTGTATGCCCAGAAATGTGGACCAAAAATGTAGATGAACGATACATATTAATTGGAATGGTTCAAATAGCTGATTGTGTTAGTAGAATTTTCCCAACATTTTCAGAAACCATCCcgatttttaaatttacactTTTAccacaaaaaaaagtattgtTATATTCTCTTTTAAGAACCATCTTGTCTATATTATGCTTAATTATACCAATAGCAAATATTGCCTTACTCCAGAATTTcgtttttaaatgtttactaattttttcaaatatctATTTAAATGGTTGGTTTGTTACCTTATCCTTTATTAACATTTCGGATGTTCTAAAACCGTATAACTCTATGAGTAACGTTGCTATTGTTAGCAGTTTTGGATCTACATTACTCCGAGTGGGCTTACTAACAGGCTACGCCACTTCCaccatttataaatatgttgtTACAAGGCTTTAA
- a CDS encoding lipase maturation factor yields the protein MDVIKNNNCSSYNIKENNHNKLKLKKQNCCVITCFIFYIFCISTINNLDKYLHLTTSRYILTYSNILYFISFLSLGVQVELLIGLRCGILPVDKYLKKIKKKLKDIDFFLVDLLMNELGFLLIFLNLSDSYYLKNSNTLVICLLRLVSFKILFNSAAHKFVHNSSQWLHLESFQNLFFCQPVPSILSHIANCKFDKKLICFLVIISENNAIINTQWNVYDFKCFHFVYYIYCLFCPLNICNSYAMLTYTRSHRGEIVIKELHKMGERYEWKPLYFKNKIDNLNKIGSVLWWGHLPRLEWKLHFFADYFKNENYEKNTYPIYICSFLKKLCMRQEHLASMIGEEQMRRVPLMIRLAYHDYKMSMTALAHNANDELTNTSILQDKKKWEFGKYWLRRQVGIIETLKLKRIKSSKLKE from the exons atggatgtaataaaaaataataattgtagtaGTTATAATATTAAGGAAAACAATCATAACAAACTTAAATTAAAGAAACAAAATTGCTGTGTAATCACttgctttatattttacatattttgtatatcaACTATTAACAATCTAGACAAGTACTTGCATCTAACAACGTCGCGTTACATCCTAACGTACTcgaatattttgtatttcatATCTTTTCTATCATTAGGAGTGCAG GTTGAATTATTAATTGGATTAAGATGTGGAATATTACCAGTAGATAAATATCTGAagaagattaaaaaaaagttaaaagatATTGACTTTTTTTTAGT CGACTTATTAATGAATGAGTTGGggtttcttttaatatttttaaatttatcgGACAGCTACTATTTGAAAAACTCAAACACATTAGTAATTTGTCTTCTGCGGTTagtttcttttaaaattttgtttaattcaGCAGCTCATAAGTTTg TTCATAACAGTTCGCAGTGGTTACACCTGGAgtcttttcaaaatttatttttctgtcAACCTGTCCCTTCAATACTCTCac ATATAGCAAATTGTAAATTTGACAAAAAGTTGATTTGTTTTTTGGTTATCATTTCCGAG AATAATGCAATTATCAACAC ACAGTGGAATGTGTACGACTTCAAGTgctttcattttgtttactACATTTACTGCTTATTTTGTCCCctaaatatttgtaattcCTATG CTATGCTAACTTATACTCGTTCACACAGGGGGGAAATCGTGATAAAAGAATTACACAAAATGGGAGAGAGGTACGAATGGAAACCTCTATATTTTAAGAACAAAATAG ataatttaaacaaaataggGTCAGTTTTGTGGTGGGGCCATTTGCCTAGGCTGGAATGGAAACTGCATTTTTTTGCcgattatttcaaaaatgaaaattatgaaaagaaCACATAtccaatttatatatgctcCTTTTTAAAGAAACTGTGCATGCGGCAGGAGCACTTGGCGTCCATGATTGGT GAGGAGCAAATGCGAAGAGTACCTCTGATGATAAGATTAGCTTACCATGACTACAAAATGTCGATGACAG CCTTAGCACACAATGCAAATGATGAATTAACGAATACTTCCATTTTGCAG gATAAGAAAAAGTGGGAATTTGGGAAATACTGGTTAAGAAGGCAAGTTGGTATTATAGAAactttaaaattaaagaggATTAAATCGAGCAagttaaaagaataa